The Periophthalmus magnuspinnatus isolate fPerMag1 chromosome 15, fPerMag1.2.pri, whole genome shotgun sequence genomic sequence GCTTCGGGGTTATGGTGCACCAAAGACaaagaataataatagaaagacaaagaataataatagaaacaaaGATCAAGTCAATACAAGAGCatgcaataaaataagataaaaaatagactttgctttacaatacaaaatatacagtgtcGGCAGAACCACAGTGCAAAAGTGATCAGTGCAAGTTAATTACAGCggtttaaagtgacagtaactCATCTTATTAAgtgacaggtgagtgacaggtgataTAAAGTGACAGGAGTTATTAAGtaacaggtgttatagagtgacaggtgttgtaAAGCAACAAATGTTATGAAGCGACAGGTATTTTAAAGTGACTGGTATTATAAGGCAACAGGTGTTACAGGGTGATGggtgttatagagtgttcaCAAGTCCTGGAGATGTACAGGTCCTGGAGAAATGGAAGGCTGCGGCTTGATTACCTTCTCATTTGAGGGCACAACGCTCTGCTGCAGTCTGTGTACCATAGCGTGATGGACTATGAACTAGGACTACATcagcattttttaaagtttattctccacaggaagccagtgcagagacctgagcccaAGATTTATGTGCTCGGACTTCCTGGTTCTGGACCCAAGTAGCTGCTTCTCAAAAGTAGTGGAATTGTTCAAAAACAAAGGCATGGTTTTAAATAACCTATGTGGACCAATTTGGGAATTTGTGGATCAAATTCCCAACAACAAAAGTTTATAAGATTCTATAATAGTGGGTTTTACTTCTTTCTAAACAGTAACTCACCTATATAATTCTGAAATACTTCAAATAATCCATTCTGCTAACACACAACGCTTGTGCTCTTTGGTGTTAACAGTGAGCACTGCTGTTTAGAAATATTGACACGCCCCCTTTGCCctgttcttcctctccttcactcCCACACATTATCATATGTACAGTACAACATGAgccatagacacacacatagatatTCAGGTTATATATATAGGCTACAGCTTGTCAGAATGCTATGAAACTCTATATCTCTATCTATATTCTCTCAAAACTAAGGCCCAGCTTTCCTCTTGCATGTACAGCAGGGCCAATAAAGAGCAGTCACATTAGCAGGTCTACCtataaaagcataaaaagtCATATGTTAAAGCTGTTTTACCCATAAATTATTGTAATATAAATAGCTTGATATTTCATTTCCCTTACTAAAATGGCTTTCCAATTTTATTTGATAATTTTAGCTGTATGTTTGAGCaaggtcttggtcttgttcttgttttttttttttctttttttcttatgCATATACAGGGCTATGTATTGCGCATATCTGTTTCCATAGCCTACAGTAGCACGAATAAGTTGTTATGTAATAAGTGCCCTGTTGGAGCCTCACTTATGTCAGAAAAGGACTCAACTTTCTGCTCCTCCTAAACTCCAGCAGGGGCTTTCACAGAGGAGGTGTCCCGTTACGCCTACGTCCAGGTTGGGCGGGGTTAGTGCTAATTTCTGCTCAGTCATTGGTTTCGGGTCACGTCCTTCAAAAGTTCACCCGTGGCTAATTGGTCAGTGAAGTTCCCCACATCTCTTTCTCAAATTCACTGTGGCCATCTGAGCCTcggctctgtctctgtctctgtggcgCACTTGTCCAACTTTGTCCGGTGTCTAAAGCGGGCTTTCTCGGAGGGGGTCGCCGCTCTCTAGTCGTTCCCTGTGGACGTGTGAAACGGGGTTGTGGACAGGGGACTAGTTGGAGACAAAACTTTTTTTCCGCTGTAGAAAAAGGTTTCTTAAGACGGTAAAATGGCAGACAGTGAGGAGCAGCAAGTTACTTCAACCACTTCTTTATTGAACGATGTGGTGCACCACTACGAACCAGAGCCAGAACTGGAGCTGGAGCAGCCCAAAACCGACCACTTCAGTGTGGATGATATTGTTGACCTGGTCGGTGGTGCTCGGGACGCTTTAGAGAGACACATAGCTGAAGACAGTGCGCCACATGAGCTCACAGAAACTTTGGAGGAACATCCGGTAACGTTAGAAGAACCAGCCCCGGTAAAAGAGCCCGAGCCGGAGATCATTGTCCCGGAGCCCGCACCTATTGTAGAAACGACAATAAGTGAGCCCGAACCAGAACCGGTGGTCGTACCAGAGCCCGAACCGGTGGTCGTACCAGAGCCCGAACCGGTGGTCGTACCAGAGCCCGAACCGGTGGTCGTACCAGAGCCTGAGCCCGTGGTAGTGCCAGAGCCCGTGCCGGCGGTAGAGGCGGCGCTCCCAGACTCCACTACCCCCTCCATTGTCCCTGAGGTTCCGCCCGTAGTCGAGGAGCCCGTAGTGGTCGCACCTAAAGCCCAACCGGAGATTACGACGTTTGTGCCGGAGCCTGCCCCAGAGCCAGAGCCgcagccagagccagagcctgCGCCTGCCCCTGCCCCTGTCCCAGTGAGCGACGCCCTCCCTGTGGCTGAACCCCACAAAGAAGCCCCAGCCCCCGTAGAGGCAGCAGACCAGCCTGCAGTGACAGAGGAACCACCGGCTCCAGCATCTTGTGAGTTTCTTCTCTTATTTCAGCACATTTCCCATTGGTTTGATTTAATGTTTACAATCTAGACCTTATTTACGTGAGTTCGCATTTCTATACCGGTTATTTTTGCACTTCTTTCTTTAGCATCCCTGATAACTTCTACCAACAGACCAGATCAAAAACTGTAATTTAACCTTAAAACATTATTGAAACTCACGCATCGCTGTCACTATTATGTTTTCGACTTGCGTGCGTGACTTTATGCGCATTTTGCAGGGCCGTGCTAGCAACGTTAGCCACGACTCAGTGATGCTAACGAGTCTGTTGCCACGACACCAACCGGCTGTTTGACACATTAAACACACTTTGAATGGGATGACTTTTGACATAAACTTTAAATTGTATCCAATAAATATGTCTGAGGTGGGTTAATTGTAAATTTAAGCGGACATTTAGGTGTCATTTGTGCTGTGTTGTGATGCGGCCCACCTGTTTGGACGTTTTGAACATCCAACGGACGGAATGCTGCATCATTAGTATCTGGCACATGTACTGACTGCTGCTGGTTTTAGTTTATCTTCCCaatacatttgcacattttccaTACGCTACTGATGCATTTCAGTGTTATTTATAGCAAATGCGGTGAGAATGAGGTAACGGCGCCCATCTGTTCTGTGCGTGTGCCCGCTGTGCCCGCTGTTGCTAACGGGAGTTGGTAGCGTGGTTCCATTATCGGACACGGGGCGTTTTAACCTATCTAGTTGCATTAGGGAGATGGCCAGGGTAAATGGATATACCTGGCTTAATGTATGATGGAAATATACAGCTGCAAATGTGTTGTTATTGTGCGTTATTCAAGAGTTCCGTCATAATTTACGTGCCTGCCGCTGTCTTATTGGAATGGCCGACCAGACAGCTGAAAATAAAACGCCTTAATAATCTGTATTACTACTTTACGAACGAGTCCACTGGGAACGCCTAACAAATTCTCCGCACttaagaagagaggagagtgtgTCCGATAATTGAACCAGGGGCCGCTAGCTCGCTCTGTGTACCAAAGCCGTAACCCAGAGATTAGTCACAACAAAGGAATCTGCGCCGTGTCCACTCCCTGTCGCCTCCCGAGTCTTTCCACAACATTATCAGACAAGTGGCAACGCTTTAAAACCGGCCACATATTTCTCTGTTACCGCACTGTCCCAGCAGCCTCTCATCCCCCACGCCCCCACCCAAAACAGCATCCCAAATCCGGCCACAATcccagagaggagaggcaggcCCGTGCGCCGGGATATGGCTGCTTTGCGCTGCCATGACAAATCTAGCTCTGCCCAAGTGACATATTTTTCATGTCTAAACAGGTGGAAGTATATTATGTCGTTTAGGAGATTATCCAGCGATTTATATAGTTGTAATACGTGTTAGATCCCGAGTAAACAGGCCTCTTGCACTGCTtcagggagaggagaggcagggtGGGGCTGCTTGGCAAGGCCCCTGGTGAAGCAGGATGAGCTCGCGTTCATGTCACAGAAGTAACACGATACCAATGAATGCCTGGGTGACAAACATGAAGCTTTATCATGGTGTAATTTGCTaggaaaagtgtttgttttgtcactAGTCTGCTAGGTTAAAATAGGTAcagtaaagtacattttggTTACTATTTCTATGTGCCGACAACCTCTGCTTACTCTATTGTTCAAATGTGAAAAAGCAACTAAACAACACCAATCAACATGTTTTCATCTCTTAGTTTTTATCGTAAAATTTTcctgttgaccagtgttattCCCATCTCACGGGTTAACTGACAGGATGCCTAATGGCCAGACACTCTGCCCTCTCCGCTGCTGGCCTACATCTCCTTTCAGGTCACCTACATCCATCACTGCGTGTTTATAGAGAGCATGTGATGTGGTCAGGTGGATTAGAGGAACAACAGTGATGTCAGGCACACTCACCAAAGCTTAACCACTCCATTGTTATTGTTGTGCCCTGTGTGTGCTGTGGTATCCTGGAGGAGGGCACGTGTGAGTGTGGTTAAGTGCTTTTATTAGTAGAGCCGACACACCTCCCAGTTGTTGAATTTCTAAAAGGGAAGAGATGAGACCGTTATGTTAATCTGCAGAGCTCACCTCCTCTAGCGGAGACGAGTATGGGCTTTCAGAGCCACGTGTTGAGTGGTGCATACATTGTACGTAGTGTGTTTATATTGTAGTTCTGCTCAGTCTGTTAGAGCCCAGGATCTTATATACACTATCCTCCCTGTGTGGCCATTATGCATCAAATCTGTGTTTAATACTTCTCTATTATTGCAAAAACTGGTGCATTCAGGAACCGTGATTCATAAGGCAATTTCCTTCCCTTGTGTTGAGCAGTTTTCAAATTGAATGATATATTTGTTGCTACACATAAATATAGATTTTAATTTAAGCTTTATGCATAAAACAAGAGACTTTAAACAAGTGCCtttaaatgattcaaatgatttgaaaataaaCTTCCATTATTTGCTCTGCCCTAACCGGACAGGTGATAGAAGCctaacatgtttgttttatttgattggtCCCATTTACAGACTTGAATCTGCAGCTTCTCTATACCCAAAGTGCACTGACAGTCGTCTTTCTTTAGGGGAAGTATAAATTATGCACAAGTGCCCCACTAGCCCAGGCCTATCGTGAGCATACTAAGCAGTTACTCAAAAGTAACTGAACTATTGCTTTGAGGTTATGCTTCATTTCTTCTAATACTAGTCAGAGGAGTTCATTTTCGTTTTTACAAGAGGAGGCTAGAGCCAGCAGGTGAGGGCCTGACCCAAAGTCATATATCACAGTTAAGTTGTTGAGTGTCTCAAGACACTTTTAGCCCTTGGGGGATATGGATAGGGCACATGTAAAGCCAGCCTTCAGGATCAAGGGTTAAAGATGTATTTACCCCACAGAAGAGCAGGTCTATAAGCAGTAGAGCAGTGCTTGTCTTTAATGCAAGCACCAGGCAGAGAGTGAGGAACCCACTACTGAACAAGAGTGTCCTAATTCAATAAGTGTAAGCATTTCAGGTGGCTAATATGTCTTATTGGTTTAGGTCTGCTTCAGCGCTGGAAACTAAACCTTGACAGCAGAGGTAACCACAAATGGATCCCATCTACTaccaatcaaaatcaaattctTGACGTATAACATTGATCTTTAGCTGATTCATTGCTTCTCagtgtggtttttttttctgtccaatttttaaatcaattgtTTTTATGATCAAAAGATTAAGAATGAAGATTATGATTAAAACATTACGAATTAACTGTAAATTTGCAATTGTGTGGTCCAATTAATTACCTACTTAATTACATAACTTTGGCATAACTAAATTTGGCATAAATTGCAACTGTACAATATGTGAATGGtgcttttcattcatttcattcctTCTACCTCAACATAATTGAGGTGCTGCTTTCCTGGCCTGGCCGCACCTCCTGTAGTGGTGCGTTTGACTTCTCAAGGCTTAATAACTTTTTGGAAAGCCTTTTGAGTTTGTAAGCATTTTACCGGCTTACCAGC encodes the following:
- the LOC117382125 gene encoding reticulon-1-like isoform X5, producing MADSEEQQVTSTTSLLNDVVHHYEPEPELELEQPKTDHFSVDDIVDLVGGARDALERHIAEDSAPHELTETLEEHPVTLEEPAPVKEPEPEIIVPEPAPIVETTISEPEPEPVVVPEPEPVVVPEPEPVVVPEPEPVVVPEPEPVVVPEPVPAVEAALPDSTTPSIVPEVPPVVEEPVVVAPKAQPEITTFVPEPAPEPEPQPEPEPAPAPAPVPVSDALPVAEPHKEAPAPVEAADQPAVTEEPPAPASCLLQRWKLNLDSRVVDLLYWRDVKSTGAVFGAILLLLLSLTMCSIVSVCSYIGLALLSVTICFRIYKGILQAIQKSDEGHPFKQYLDQEVALSEDMVHKYSDLALNKINKSIADLRRLFLVEDLVDSIKFAVLMWILTYVGALFNGLTLVILAVVAAFSCPIIYEKHQGQIDHYLALVNNQIKDIVGKIQAKVPGMKRKSE
- the LOC117382125 gene encoding reticulon-4-like isoform X6, which produces MADSEEQQVTSTTSLLNDVVHHYEPEPELELEQPKTDHFSVDDIVDLVGGARDALERHIAEDSAPHELTETLEEHPVTLEEPAPVKEPEPEIIVPEPAPIVETTISEPEPEPVVVPEPEPVVVPEPEPVVVPEPEPVVVPEPEPVVVPEPVPAVEAALPDSTTPSIVPEVPPVVEEPVVVAPKAQPEITTFVPEPAPEPEPQPEPEPAPAPAPVPVSDALPVAEPHKEAPAPVEAADQPAVTEEPPAPASLVDLLYWRDVKSTGAVFGAILLLLLSLTMCSIVSVCSYIGLALLSVTICFRIYKGILQAIQKSDEGHPFKQYLDQEVALSEDMVHKYSDLALNKINKSIADLRRLFLVEDLVDSIKFAVLMWILTYVGALFNGLTLVILAVVAAFSCPIIYEKHQGQIDHYLALVNNQIKDIVGKIQAKVPGMKRKSE
- the LOC117382125 gene encoding reticulon-4-like isoform X3; this encodes MADSEEQQVTSTTSLLNDVVHHYEPEPELELEQPKTDHFSVDDIVDLVGGARDALERHIAEDSAPHELTETLEEHPVTLEEPAPVKEPEPEIIVPEPAPIVETTISEPEPEPVVVPEPEPVVVPEPEPVVVPEPEPVVVPEPEPVVVPEPVPAVEAALPDSTTPSIVPEVPPVVEEPVVVAPKAQPEITTFVPEPAPEPEPQPEPEPAPAPAPVPVSDALPVAEPHKEAPAPVEAADQPAVTEEPPAPASCLLQRWKLNLDSRDVPSPPKAQLQPLMQFPTVVDLLYWRDVKSTGAVFGAILLLLLSLTMCSIVSVCSYIGLALLSVTICFRIYKGILQAIQKSDEGHPFKQYLDQEVALSEDMVHKYSDLALNKINKSIADLRRLFLVEDLVDSIKFAVLMWILTYVGALFNGLTLVILAVVAAFSCPIIYEKHQGQIDHYLALVNNQIKDIVGKIQAKVPGMKRKSE
- the LOC117382125 gene encoding reticulon-1-like isoform X4, producing MADSEEQQVTSTTSLLNDVVHHYEPEPELELEQPKTDHFSVDDIVDLVGGARDALERHIAEDSAPHELTETLEEHPVTLEEPAPVKEPEPEIIVPEPAPIVETTISEPEPEPVVVPEPEPVVVPEPEPVVVPEPEPVVVPEPEPVVVPEPVPAVEAALPDSTTPSIVPEVPPVVEEPVVVAPKAQPEITTFVPEPAPEPEPQPEPEPAPAPAPVPVSDALPVAEPHKEAPAPVEAADQPAVTEEPPAPASYVPSPPKAQLQPLMQFPTVVDLLYWRDVKSTGAVFGAILLLLLSLTMCSIVSVCSYIGLALLSVTICFRIYKGILQAIQKSDEGHPFKQYLDQEVALSEDMVHKYSDLALNKINKSIADLRRLFLVEDLVDSIKFAVLMWILTYVGALFNGLTLVILAVVAAFSCPIIYEKHQGQIDHYLALVNNQIKDIVGKIQAKVPGMKRKSE